The Leptospira sp. WS39.C2 genome contains a region encoding:
- a CDS encoding integrase core domain-containing protein, whose protein sequence is MPWKENQVVDLRLDFVMASFEKGINFTQLCAQYGISTKCGYKWKERFLSEGKAGLLDKKRTPKNSPKKLPEEVVLELIKLKNNKKFWGSKKILELYKRKFPDVKPPDKSTLDRIFKKAGLTLPNKKKRVKHFGERISLPEKSTKPNHIWTVDFKGWWYTADSEKVNPLTIRDDYSKYILSIKTLSKGDIPSVKAEFIRLFKIYGLPEIIRSDNGPPFASMQSLLGLTKLSVWWLSLGIKLDRIEPGKPYQNGAHERMHKDMARELQHEIVGNITLHQKLFDKWRIEFNRERPHESLNMKTPEQVYLKSQRQFDPNADLLISYPFGFKQRHVNDRGYINWIGHLIMIGNPFNGFNVGIKKDKDTYSIWFANNKLGVIDNDFFLLISDPDSYKVHKPRKVTKKR, encoded by the coding sequence ATGCCTTGGAAGGAGAATCAGGTCGTGGATTTAAGATTAGATTTCGTTATGGCGAGCTTTGAGAAAGGAATCAATTTCACTCAGCTCTGTGCTCAGTATGGCATCTCAACTAAGTGTGGATACAAATGGAAAGAACGGTTTCTTTCTGAAGGAAAGGCGGGACTTCTAGACAAGAAGAGAACTCCAAAAAACTCTCCTAAGAAACTTCCTGAAGAGGTTGTTCTTGAGCTCATTAAGCTCAAGAACAATAAGAAGTTTTGGGGGTCAAAGAAGATTCTAGAACTCTACAAGAGAAAGTTTCCGGATGTTAAACCTCCAGACAAATCTACTCTTGATCGAATCTTCAAAAAAGCGGGACTTACTTTACCAAACAAAAAGAAGAGAGTCAAACACTTCGGAGAAAGAATTTCTCTACCAGAAAAATCTACTAAGCCTAACCACATTTGGACTGTTGACTTCAAAGGTTGGTGGTATACTGCTGATTCAGAAAAGGTCAATCCTCTAACGATCAGAGATGATTACTCTAAATACATTCTCTCTATCAAGACTCTTTCCAAAGGAGACATACCTTCTGTAAAAGCCGAATTTATTCGCTTATTTAAGATATACGGCCTACCTGAGATCATTAGGTCTGATAATGGTCCTCCTTTCGCTTCTATGCAATCTCTACTCGGACTCACTAAGCTTTCTGTTTGGTGGCTCTCTCTCGGTATTAAGCTAGATCGGATCGAACCCGGAAAGCCTTACCAGAATGGCGCTCATGAAAGAATGCACAAAGACATGGCTCGAGAACTTCAGCATGAGATCGTCGGAAACATTACTCTACATCAAAAACTCTTCGACAAATGGAGAATCGAATTTAACAGAGAAAGACCTCACGAGTCACTTAACATGAAAACTCCAGAACAAGTCTATCTGAAGTCACAACGGCAATTTGATCCTAATGCTGATCTCCTAATCTCATATCCTTTTGGGTTCAAGCAGAGACATGTCAATGACAGAGGTTACATCAATTGGATCGGGCACCTCATTATGATCGGAAATCCATTCAATGGATTCAATGTTGGAATTAAAAAAGATAAGGATACCTACTCTATCTGGTTTGCTAATAACAAATTAGGTGTTATAGATAACGATTTCTTCTTGCTTATTTCTGATCCTGATTCATACAAAGTTCATAAACCAAGAAAGGTTACTAAAAAGCGTTAA
- a CDS encoding DUF4304 domain-containing protein, protein MHSILEKIIREEIGPNLKNLGFKKKGLNWNKNLQSHVLCLNIQSSMYNTSDQSKFTINFGVFNSEAFEIFYNKNPPDFPKEIDCFIRIRIGDLLSSYEDFWYTIDNNTEYENLRDSIENHFEHFIIPFLEKLAKIDDLLNYLLTTKHITDFPVTGIIYFAIFLIKHGKIEFGSEIFKKAITSTNSKIFRDKLTGIAANLRINV, encoded by the coding sequence ATGCACTCTATTTTAGAAAAAATTATAAGAGAAGAAATAGGTCCAAATTTAAAAAATTTAGGTTTTAAGAAAAAAGGATTAAATTGGAATAAAAACCTACAGTCTCATGTCCTCTGTTTAAACATACAATCTAGCATGTATAATACATCTGATCAGTCTAAATTTACAATTAATTTTGGTGTTTTCAATTCCGAAGCTTTTGAAATATTTTATAATAAAAATCCACCAGATTTTCCAAAAGAAATTGATTGTTTCATTAGAATTCGTATAGGTGATCTCCTTAGTTCTTATGAAGACTTTTGGTATACCATTGACAATAATACAGAATATGAAAATCTTAGAGACTCTATAGAAAACCATTTTGAACATTTCATTATTCCATTCTTAGAAAAATTAGCGAAAATTGATGATTTATTGAATTATCTTTTAACTACGAAACATATCACTGACTTTCCAGTAACAGGAATCATTTATTTCGCTATATTTTTAATTAAACATGGTAAGATAGAGTTTGGTTCGGAAATATTCAAGAAAGCTATAACTAGCACGAATAGTAAAATTTTCAGAGATAAATTGACAGGAATAGCAGCGAATTTGAGAATAAATGTTTAA
- a CDS encoding DUF2846 domain-containing protein, which yields MKNVLIPILIFSLFNCKTLNPSGNKNSFKVSPLNDKGIVFIYRPSFFAGSAISYIVKANNQPLMELNNGVYKSFTFNPGEVTFEAETIGSASITFDVKKGEIYFLKGNVLAGPLIGKPFLTLVSNDIGEKEISECMLKN from the coding sequence ATGAAAAATGTTTTAATCCCTATTTTAATATTTTCTTTATTTAATTGTAAAACTTTGAATCCTTCTGGAAATAAAAATTCATTCAAGGTATCTCCTCTAAATGACAAAGGTATTGTTTTTATTTACAGACCATCATTTTTTGCAGGAAGTGCAATTTCATATATAGTTAAAGCGAACAATCAACCTCTTATGGAACTTAACAATGGAGTATATAAGTCTTTCACTTTCAATCCTGGTGAAGTGACATTCGAAGCTGAAACAATTGGCTCGGCTAGCATAACTTTTGATGTTAAAAAAGGAGAAATCTATTTTTTAAAAGGAAATGTTTTGGCCGGTCCATTAATTGGAAAACCTTTCCTAACTTTAGTTTCCAATGATATTGGAGAAAAGGAAATTTCAGAATGTATGTTAAAAAATTAG
- a CDS encoding DUF262 domain-containing protein encodes MKDWYEDLSDEGDDYPLDEYEMAANPNDFNVLTITNFIDRGVVKIPNFQRNYVWDINRASRLIESLLIGLPVPQIFFYEDAKNSYLVIDGQQRLMTIYYYIKGRFPREEKRVELRKIFSEKGTLPNNIMADDEYFRKFNLRLPAPVPNQKNKFSGKNYETLVDYKLSFDLRTIRSIIVKPVIKNEESEDSAIFELFNRLNTGGVNLGDQEIRASIYHSDFMMLLNKLNNLSGWRNIIGTEIDIHMRDIEILLRCFSFLFEKDSYTKSVKRFLNNFAKKSKKLKKERLEYLENLFIKFDNYLSELDGELFRTKTGRFGTLLFENIFYYSLEEAIKNEDLNIKKFTAQQILTLKNDAAYSTLLSGPSSNTEATKERYELAKKILGL; translated from the coding sequence ATGAAAGACTGGTATGAAGATTTAAGTGATGAAGGTGACGATTACCCACTCGATGAATATGAAATGGCTGCTAATCCTAATGACTTCAACGTTTTAACAATTACTAATTTCATTGATCGGGGGGTTGTTAAAATACCTAATTTTCAAAGAAATTACGTGTGGGATATAAATAGAGCTTCGAGACTAATAGAATCATTACTAATTGGTTTACCTGTTCCCCAAATATTTTTTTACGAAGACGCAAAAAATTCATACCTAGTTATAGATGGACAACAGAGATTAATGACAATATACTATTATATAAAAGGAAGATTTCCTAGAGAAGAAAAGCGAGTAGAATTACGTAAAATATTTTCAGAAAAAGGTACGCTTCCAAATAATATTATGGCAGATGATGAATACTTTAGAAAATTTAATTTAAGATTACCTGCTCCCGTTCCTAACCAAAAAAATAAATTCAGTGGCAAAAACTATGAAACACTGGTCGATTATAAACTTTCCTTCGACCTTCGTACCATCAGATCAATTATAGTTAAGCCCGTTATAAAAAATGAGGAATCAGAAGATTCTGCTATTTTTGAACTTTTCAATAGATTAAACACTGGTGGTGTAAACTTGGGAGACCAAGAGATTAGAGCATCTATATATCATTCTGATTTCATGATGCTACTTAATAAATTAAATAACTTATCTGGTTGGAGAAACATTATTGGAACCGAAATCGACATCCATATGAGAGATATTGAAATTCTGCTTAGATGCTTCTCTTTTCTATTTGAAAAGGATTCCTATACTAAATCAGTAAAAAGATTTTTAAATAATTTCGCAAAAAAATCAAAAAAACTTAAAAAGGAACGACTCGAATATTTGGAGAATTTGTTTATTAAATTTGATAATTATTTAAGCGAACTAGATGGAGAGTTATTTAGAACAAAAACAGGAAGATTTGGCACTTTATTGTTTGAAAACATTTTCTATTACTCACTTGAAGAAGCTATAAAAAACGAGGACTTAAATATAAAAAAATTTACGGCCCAACAAATTCTAACACTCAAAAATGATGCTGCATATTCTACATTATTAAGTGGACCGAGTTCAAATACTGAAGCGACAAAAGAAAGGTATGAATTAGCTAAGAAAATCTTAGGATTATAA
- a CDS encoding HEPN domain-containing protein, translating into MLKELIQKIDSDFSDSKEFLEQNYKVSERNNLEVLQTKVSILTLGTYVENRTYEIIQEFLNSHKDSLLYEFLENHALNRKFHTMFDFRSNNLNKFFGLFGDEFCDFMKTKTKIDEDFKNSISAFLEICVKRNTLAHENFYLTSIDLTLEEVYKKAENIELFYQKFQVYSAEFQTKNTSA; encoded by the coding sequence ATGCTAAAAGAATTAATACAAAAAATCGATTCTGATTTTTCAGATTCAAAAGAATTCTTAGAGCAAAACTATAAGGTTTCCGAGCGAAATAATTTAGAAGTATTACAGACAAAGGTATCAATTTTAACTCTTGGAACCTACGTAGAAAATAGAACTTATGAAATCATTCAAGAATTTTTAAATAGTCATAAAGACAGTCTATTATACGAATTTTTAGAAAATCATGCTTTGAACAGAAAATTTCATACTATGTTCGATTTCAGATCAAATAATCTAAACAAATTTTTCGGATTATTTGGAGATGAATTCTGTGACTTTATGAAAACGAAAACGAAAATCGATGAAGATTTTAAAAATTCTATTTCTGCTTTCCTTGAAATCTGCGTAAAAAGAAATACTTTAGCTCATGAAAATTTCTACCTAACATCTATAGATCTAACTTTAGAAGAAGTATATAAAAAAGCAGAGAATATTGAATTATTTTATCAAAAATTTCAGGTTTATTCTGCAGAATTTCAAACAAAAAACACCAGCGCATAA
- a CDS encoding type II toxin-antitoxin system RelE/ParE family toxin, which translates to MKRLFVHLPDFDNFWKKAKLDDQELLEFQTHLLENPKSGVVIKETNGIRKSRWKKKGSGKSSGIRVFYLDVEEFEILFLITLLEKNDKENLSKAQLKILGQFTLTLKEALKKGRRKS; encoded by the coding sequence TTGAAAAGATTATTCGTTCATTTACCGGACTTTGATAATTTCTGGAAGAAAGCAAAACTTGATGATCAGGAACTTTTAGAGTTTCAAACTCATTTATTAGAAAATCCGAAATCTGGAGTTGTGATTAAGGAAACTAATGGGATCAGAAAAAGCAGGTGGAAAAAGAAAGGATCTGGCAAAAGTTCCGGAATTAGAGTTTTCTATCTTGATGTTGAGGAGTTTGAAATTCTATTTCTTATCACACTTCTTGAAAAGAATGATAAAGAAAATCTATCTAAAGCGCAGCTTAAAATTTTAGGACAATTTACTTTAACACTAAAAGAAGCTCTAAAAAAGGGAAGGAGGAAATCATGA
- a CDS encoding helix-turn-helix domain-containing protein: MKNITNDKLFNSLKKGLNEAIEFSEGKSNLKLKQTSISVPKLPNFKGKDIKNIRTKLHLTQSVFANTLGVSEKTVEAWESGRNVPQGPAQRMLFVLKNNSNPLDVLGIKVS, encoded by the coding sequence ATGAAAAATATAACAAACGATAAACTGTTTAACAGTCTCAAAAAAGGTTTAAATGAAGCTATTGAATTTTCTGAGGGAAAATCTAACTTAAAACTCAAACAAACTTCAATTTCCGTTCCAAAACTTCCTAATTTCAAAGGAAAAGACATTAAAAATATTAGAACTAAATTACATCTTACACAATCTGTTTTTGCAAACACATTAGGAGTTTCAGAGAAAACTGTTGAAGCATGGGAATCTGGAAGAAATGTTCCGCAAGGTCCTGCACAAAGAATGTTATTCGTTCTAAAAAACAATTCTAACCCTCTAGATGTATTAGGTATAAAAGTTAGTTAG
- a CDS encoding DUF4279 domain-containing protein: MKTNITPLSKKDLRNNLRKDNSNTDTLFINLCVDNLDIDPNIILKKTLIKNAYIEIKGNSIINKSGIKIQNKSNFWSIERKYKNATIPEKYISNFIKKYLIPNSLFFKKTFKNSNAKLQIIYYYYKSNNPGLLISKNTIKLLSEYSLEIELDIYCLFE; the protein is encoded by the coding sequence ATGAAAACAAATATTACACCACTTTCGAAAAAAGATTTAAGGAATAATTTAAGAAAAGATAATTCAAATACCGACACGCTATTTATCAATTTATGTGTTGATAATTTAGATATAGATCCAAATATAATTTTAAAAAAAACTTTAATAAAGAACGCATATATCGAAATCAAAGGAAATTCAATTATAAATAAATCAGGTATTAAGATTCAAAATAAATCTAACTTTTGGTCTATTGAAAGAAAGTATAAAAATGCTACAATTCCTGAAAAATATATCTCCAATTTCATTAAAAAATATTTAATTCCAAATTCGCTTTTCTTTAAGAAAACATTCAAGAATAGCAATGCAAAATTACAAATAATTTACTATTATTATAAATCAAATAATCCAGGTTTATTAATTTCAAAAAATACAATTAAATTATTAAGTGAATATTCATTGGAAATCGAATTAGACATTTACTGCTTATTCGAATGA
- a CDS encoding nucleotidyl transferase AbiEii/AbiGii toxin family protein, translating to MITEEEIKKISKDDGIPLPYVEKDYVMGWLLKEIYENNTLNNKLVLKGGNCLRKVYFPQTRFSDDLDFTISKFVTENVFEKELIDICKIIQSTQKINFYYDSFKILEKETPDKECRAIEGKIYFKGFAGDSSVTMRIKFDLSQYERIVLPLENHPLIHNYSDRNHCNAMILSYSLEEVLAEKLRSWIQRTRARDLFDIVTIIQKGNLKINYLKILNAFLEKTIYKNIKTYGKDELLFQEKFTVVEKSWFESLICPSESFIMCNNAISLFKDFINTLFDPSTMRNIAAILNNPVQNPFNFRSGIREIILKAGKERKLILMKYNNKERIIEPYSFRYNKGKEYFFGYDRTNDNTIKSFILSNVQSVSLTQENYLPRWLVEF from the coding sequence ATGATTACAGAAGAAGAAATAAAAAAAATTTCCAAAGACGATGGAATCCCTTTACCTTATGTTGAGAAAGATTATGTAATGGGATGGCTTCTTAAGGAAATCTATGAAAACAATACTTTAAACAATAAACTAGTTCTAAAAGGAGGGAATTGCTTACGAAAAGTATATTTTCCACAAACTAGATTTTCCGATGATTTGGATTTTACAATTTCTAAATTCGTAACAGAAAATGTTTTCGAAAAAGAACTCATAGATATATGCAAAATTATTCAAAGCACACAAAAAATAAATTTTTACTATGATAGTTTCAAAATTCTCGAAAAAGAGACTCCTGATAAAGAATGTAGAGCTATAGAAGGAAAAATATACTTCAAAGGCTTTGCTGGTGATTCTTCAGTGACAATGAGAATCAAGTTTGATTTATCGCAATATGAACGAATAGTTTTACCTTTAGAAAATCATCCATTAATTCATAATTACTCAGATAGAAACCACTGTAATGCCATGATCCTATCATACTCATTAGAGGAAGTTTTAGCAGAGAAATTGAGAAGCTGGATTCAAAGAACCAGGGCTCGAGATTTATTCGATATTGTAACGATTATCCAGAAAGGAAATTTAAAAATAAATTACTTAAAAATATTGAACGCATTCTTAGAAAAAACTATCTATAAAAATATCAAAACTTATGGAAAAGATGAACTATTATTTCAAGAAAAATTCACAGTAGTTGAAAAAAGCTGGTTTGAATCTTTAATTTGTCCATCAGAATCATTTATTATGTGTAATAATGCTATAAGTCTTTTTAAAGATTTCATCAATACTTTATTTGATCCATCCACAATGAGAAATATAGCTGCGATTCTAAATAATCCCGTTCAAAATCCTTTCAATTTTCGATCTGGCATTCGAGAAATAATACTGAAAGCTGGCAAAGAAAGAAAATTGATTCTAATGAAATATAACAATAAAGAAAGAATAATTGAACCATATTCTTTTCGATATAACAAGGGAAAAGAATACTTTTTTGGGTATGACAGAACTAATGATAATACCATTAAATCTTTTATATTGTCGAATGTTCAAAGCGTTTCCTTGACCCAGGAAAACTATCTTCCACGTTGGCTAGTAGAATTTTGA
- a CDS encoding type II toxin-antitoxin system RelE/ParE family toxin, whose protein sequence is MWEIESTEEFDNWLQKLDLNTKEEILAHFYLLRQKGPLLGRPFADSIQGSKIKNLKELRVQVKLKVIRIFFVFTEGRIGLLLAGGDKRGNDKRFYEQMIPLVEKIYKNWLIENGENNDESKSKKKSNRKS, encoded by the coding sequence GTGTGGGAAATTGAATCTACTGAAGAATTCGATAATTGGCTTCAAAAACTCGATTTAAACACTAAAGAAGAAATATTAGCTCACTTTTATCTTTTACGACAAAAAGGGCCTCTACTCGGAAGACCTTTTGCTGATTCAATACAAGGTTCAAAGATTAAAAATCTCAAAGAACTTCGTGTTCAAGTTAAGTTAAAAGTAATTAGAATCTTTTTCGTTTTTACCGAAGGTAGAATTGGCTTATTACTTGCCGGTGGCGATAAAAGAGGAAATGATAAACGGTTTTATGAACAAATGATTCCGCTGGTAGAAAAAATTTACAAAAATTGGTTAATCGAAAACGGGGAGAATAATGATGAAAGCAAAAGTAAAAAGAAATCCAATAGAAAATCTTGA
- a CDS encoding XRE family transcriptional regulator, which yields MKAKVKRNPIENLEKSLPAESIAKAKHKAEQMLFQINLAELRKLVGLRQEDITNFSQSGLSKLESRKDMKISTLIDYLDSLGMDLEIKARLRNNKTGKSKKEFVLLKAS from the coding sequence ATGAAAGCAAAAGTAAAAAGAAATCCAATAGAAAATCTTGAAAAATCACTTCCTGCAGAAAGTATCGCAAAAGCAAAACATAAGGCTGAACAAATGCTTTTTCAAATTAATCTCGCCGAATTAAGAAAACTTGTGGGATTAAGACAAGAAGACATAACTAATTTTTCACAATCTGGGCTCTCTAAACTCGAATCAAGAAAAGATATGAAAATTTCTACTTTAATTGATTATTTGGACAGTCTAGGAATGGATCTAGAAATAAAAGCAAGACTCCGAAATAACAAAACAGGAAAATCCAAAAAAGAATTTGTTCTCTTGAAAGCTTCCTAA
- a CDS encoding ATP-dependent endonuclease, whose amino-acid sequence MPKLKQLTIEGYRSIDEEIVINFPNNIPLVLLGENNAGKSNIIRAIDLIFGEFHPKYKKLDDFDHFNRDPKVPIKITAKISGLVGTLSFKGNQMGCSGLKFRSVKGSDNDFVGIQSTDGKENQFVKTELREELLSIIVNSEYNLNYQLSYSSKFTLLSRVTKAFHEKLSDDPKKISKLKSLFSEIKDTFLEVEEFKVFNKNMSSIADSILSNMTHALAFDFSAYDPSNYFKTLKIHPTENGEIRAFEELGTGQQQILALSFAHAYAKSFMGQGLIFILDEPEAHLHPLAQKWLAKKMFQMAQDGLQLIITTHSPYFIDLNFLEGINLIRKEDNCTYNINHTAQSLYNHCLQTGSNSKKTSLDSTIPFYANNSTPHILSGFFAKKIILVEGMTEEFALPIFFERLGLDSTEFGIEIISVGGKGNLAKWWRLYTLYTIPTFICFDNDSKKDDEKGEKRKDALKAIGIKDEELESILSTDDWTITNNYCIFGKNYETTMRNSFPDYENIENQIKETLGSSSKNLIARETAKQINLSSETEGKKQIEIIIEKIRHL is encoded by the coding sequence ATGCCAAAATTAAAACAATTAACAATCGAAGGATACAGGTCAATTGATGAAGAAATTGTAATTAATTTTCCAAATAATATACCATTAGTTTTACTAGGAGAAAACAATGCTGGAAAATCAAATATCATACGAGCAATTGATCTAATCTTTGGAGAGTTTCATCCAAAATACAAAAAGCTAGATGATTTTGACCACTTCAATAGAGATCCAAAAGTTCCAATTAAGATAACTGCAAAAATTTCCGGATTAGTTGGAACATTAAGTTTCAAAGGAAATCAAATGGGATGTTCTGGTTTGAAATTTCGTTCCGTTAAAGGAAGTGATAATGATTTTGTAGGTATTCAATCAACAGATGGAAAAGAAAATCAATTTGTAAAAACAGAATTACGTGAAGAACTGCTATCAATTATTGTAAATTCTGAATATAATCTTAATTATCAATTAAGCTATTCTTCCAAATTCACTTTACTTTCAAGAGTGACAAAAGCATTCCATGAAAAATTATCTGATGACCCAAAAAAAATCTCTAAACTAAAATCACTATTCTCTGAAATTAAGGATACTTTTTTAGAAGTTGAAGAATTTAAAGTATTCAACAAAAACATGTCATCAATAGCAGATTCAATATTATCAAATATGACTCACGCACTTGCATTCGATTTTTCAGCGTATGACCCTAGTAATTATTTCAAAACCTTAAAAATCCATCCCACAGAAAATGGCGAAATTAGAGCATTTGAAGAATTAGGTACTGGACAGCAGCAAATTCTTGCACTTTCATTTGCACACGCTTATGCAAAATCATTCATGGGGCAAGGATTGATTTTTATCCTTGATGAACCAGAGGCACATCTCCATCCTTTAGCACAAAAATGGTTAGCGAAAAAAATGTTTCAAATGGCTCAAGACGGACTCCAACTAATAATTACTACACATAGTCCTTATTTTATTGACCTAAATTTTCTTGAAGGAATAAATCTCATTAGGAAAGAAGATAATTGTACTTACAATATTAACCACACTGCTCAATCTCTTTACAATCATTGTTTACAAACTGGATCAAATTCAAAAAAAACAAGTTTAGACAGCACAATTCCCTTTTATGCTAACAATTCTACGCCACATATCCTTTCAGGATTTTTTGCTAAAAAAATAATTTTAGTCGAAGGCATGACGGAAGAATTTGCTTTACCTATATTTTTTGAACGTCTAGGCCTAGATTCGACAGAATTCGGAATAGAAATCATCAGTGTTGGAGGAAAGGGAAATTTAGCTAAATGGTGGCGATTATATACATTGTATACAATTCCTACTTTTATTTGTTTCGATAACGATTCTAAGAAGGATGATGAAAAAGGAGAAAAAAGAAAAGACGCTTTGAAAGCAATTGGTATAAAAGATGAAGAATTAGAATCAATCTTATCAACAGATGATTGGACTATTACAAATAATTACTGTATTTTTGGAAAAAATTACGAAACTACAATGAGAAATTCATTTCCAGATTATGAAAATATTGAAAATCAAATTAAGGAAACTTTAGGATCAAGCTCAAAAAATCTAATAGCTAGAGAAACGGCAAAACAAATTAATTTATCTTCAGAAACAGAAGGTAAAAAACAAATAGAGATTATAATAGAAAAAATCAGGCATCTATAA
- a CDS encoding TIR domain-containing protein, with protein sequence MAKKKIIVSFDFENDKAYKLVLNMWNANPNFEFEFADLTPDEIKSNDISRIKAALTAKINKSSYTLVIVGQNANSVHKDSKLIGYKNWINFEIAKSKEKGNKIVAVKLNKANQSPDELLNSGASWAMSFTQESILKALEDVQ encoded by the coding sequence ATGGCAAAAAAGAAAATAATTGTAAGCTTCGACTTTGAAAATGATAAAGCATATAAATTAGTATTAAATATGTGGAATGCAAACCCAAATTTTGAATTTGAATTTGCTGATTTAACTCCTGATGAAATAAAAAGTAACGATATCTCTAGAATCAAAGCTGCTTTAACTGCAAAAATAAACAAATCTTCCTACACACTTGTCATAGTTGGACAAAATGCAAATAGCGTTCACAAGGATTCAAAATTAATCGGTTATAAAAATTGGATAAATTTTGAAATAGCTAAAAGTAAAGAAAAAGGAAACAAAATAGTCGCAGTAAAACTAAATAAAGCAAATCAATCGCCTGATGAATTACTTAATTCAGGCGCGTCATGGGCAATGTCCTTCACTCAAGAATCCATATTAAAGGCATTAGAAGATGTACAATAA
- a CDS encoding WG repeat-containing protein, translated as MKIFILFVLLIYSNYLEANNTSECPVIYEQTESFIDDKKILTLKRGNEEYLIQYDELILSESPFNEGLAAVKINDKWGYIDSDFRNIIPNKFSYVGNFNENFAIVIDEKLAFGWGFINKFGDIIEPEFDFYDRFSEGLAPVSLDGKYGYIDTKGKLVIEHKFKNSVGRFTEGFAEVQIGKKFGFIDKGGKIVIKPKFTLTRGFLDGLAPIEINNKWGFIDKSGKIIIKLKFDDAFNFSEGLAAVNIGNKWGFIDKSGKTIIDLNFQLAYPFTDGFATVKIKNKWGFIDKSGKIIINPNFDDASLFSDGYAAVKINNKWGYIDKIGKIVINPQFDKVSKFQNGYAGVKIGNKYGFIKSPECL; from the coding sequence ATGAAAATATTTATTTTATTTGTATTGTTAATATACAGTAACTACTTAGAAGCAAATAACACTTCAGAATGCCCAGTTATTTACGAACAAACAGAATCTTTCATTGATGATAAAAAGATTCTGACACTGAAACGGGGCAACGAAGAATACTTAATACAATATGACGAATTGATCCTCTCTGAAAGTCCTTTTAATGAAGGACTAGCGGCTGTAAAAATTAACGATAAATGGGGATACATTGATTCAGATTTTAGAAATATAATACCAAATAAATTTAGTTATGTTGGTAATTTTAATGAAAATTTTGCGATTGTTATAGATGAAAAACTAGCCTTCGGATGGGGTTTTATCAATAAATTTGGGGATATAATTGAACCAGAATTCGACTTTTATGATAGATTTAGCGAAGGTCTTGCACCTGTTTCTCTTGATGGAAAGTATGGATATATAGATACTAAAGGAAAACTAGTCATTGAACATAAATTTAAAAATTCTGTAGGTCGTTTCACAGAAGGATTCGCAGAAGTCCAAATTGGTAAAAAATTTGGTTTCATTGATAAAGGTGGCAAAATTGTCATTAAACCAAAGTTTACTCTCACCAGAGGATTCCTTGATGGACTTGCTCCAATAGAAATTAACAATAAATGGGGGTTCATTGATAAATCAGGGAAAATTATCATAAAACTAAAATTTGATGATGCTTTTAATTTCAGTGAAGGTCTTGCTGCTGTAAACATTGGCAATAAATGGGGGTTCATTGATAAATCAGGAAAAACTATCATTGATCTAAATTTCCAACTTGCTTATCCCTTCACCGATGGTTTTGCTACTGTAAAAATTAAAAATAAATGGGGGTTCATTGATAAATCAGGAAAAATTATCATTAATCCAAATTTCGATGATGCTTCTCTCTTCAGTGATGGTTATGCTGCCGTAAAAATTAACAATAAATGGGGATACATTGATAAAATTGGAAAAATTGTTATCAACCCACAGTTTGATAAAGTAAGTAAATTCCAAAATGGATATGCTGGTGTAAAAATTGGAAATAAATATGGTTTCATTAAAAGTCCAGAATGTCTTTAA